The Dasypus novemcinctus isolate mDasNov1 chromosome 12, mDasNov1.1.hap2, whole genome shotgun sequence genome includes a window with the following:
- the SCAF11 gene encoding protein SCAF11 isoform X5 — MQETKSMKIWKTLASCPIDRKPFQAVFKFSALEGCIKVQVKRQLRETKDKEIENSFKKQLSCHENSKSRIRNKAIMREGILSAKFCDLKIIHRNSSYSEIGEKKNTAIKINKPRGSHCTNQCFRNVFSNMVSSNSHTGESSYTYRAYCTEFVEVNEISAVIRQKRQELELSWFPDTLPGIGRFGFIPWNIETDVLPLISSVLPRAIFPTSTISLDNFDTSCKGYALAHTQEGEEKKQTSGTSSTRGSRRKPAATTPTRRSTRNTRAETASQSQRSPVSNNSGCGAPDNSNPSVSVSSSAESEKRTRQAPKRKSVRRGRKPPLLKKKLRSSVPPPEKSSSSDSVDEETAESDTPPVLEKEHQSDIESNTCTATRYTENDSANGLTSCSEKIEESEEHTENHDRGETVETSNSESCTQDPPVPDGKKEETQRAENTGFEADVLCLESEVSKNISEKGDNSLENQDQISGPSESQVKADIGPDNPPSDFLKCSVSEIEIPRPVSSPVGELPGNAESLVNEGKDIENPIVEIIDHKDDTVKIEQPVESPMLESSEGGIMQTVDKKSIENSEVQLLGHVEIEDAKIIATCDSVGTEKFSSIQDSENNLLKNDLDNTKLGKSLEEKTVSLVENLRSTELPNKHIEQIQKHFSEDNNEMIPMECDSLCDDQNESEIESSLNSDAKQWNENSIEHSSENNMPAPDPSSEKVETVSQPSESSNDTIDKAKKPRTRRSRFHSPSTTWSPNKDTAQEKKRSQSPSPKRATGKESRKSGSPSPKKESARGRRNSRSQSPKKDIARERRQSQSRSPKRENTREGKRSESLSPRRDTSRESRRSQSRIKDSSSREESKSQSRERESDRDGQRRDRDRERRTRRWSRSRSRSRSPSRSRTKSKSSLFGRNDRDSCSPRWKERWTNDGWRCPRGNDRYRKNDPEKQNENTRKEKNNIDAGTDDPNSADKQRNDCPSWVTEKINSGLDPRTRNPEKLKDSHWEENRNENSGNSWNKNIGSGWMSNRGRGSRGRGTYRGGFAYADQNENRWQNRKPLSGNSNSSGNESFKFVEQQPYRRKSEQEFSFDTPADRSGWTSASSWAVRKTLPADVQNYYSRRGRDSSGPQSGWMRQEEEAAEQAFFLLIDSNLKDQTNQQGDGSQLPVNMMQPQMNVMQQQMNAQHQPMNIFPFPVGVHAPFVNIQRNPFNVHPQLPLHVHTGVPLMQVAAPTSVSQGLPPPPPPPPPSQQVNYIAAQPDGKQLQGIPGASHVSNNMGTPVLPAPTAAPGNTGTVQGPSSGNTSSSSHSKASNAAIKLAESKVSVTVEASADSSKTDKKLQIQEKAAQEVKLAIKPFYQNKDITKEEYKEIVRKAVDKVCHSKSGEVNSTKVANLVKAYVDKYKYSRKGSQKKNLEEPVSTEKNIV; from the exons GAAACTCTTCATATAGTGAAataggggaaaagaaaaatacagcaaTAAAGATTAATAAG CCTCGAGGATCACACTGTACAAATCAGTGCTTCAGAAATGTTTTCTCCAATATGGTTTCTTCTAATAGTCACACTGGAGAATCTTCTTATACCTATAGAGCTTACTG TACAGAATTTGTAGAAGTCAATGAAATCAGTGCAGTGATTAGACAGAAGAGACAGGAACTGGAATTGTCATGGTTTCCTGATACATTACCTGGAATcggaag ATTTGGTTTTATACCATGGAATATTGAAACTGATGTTCTTCCTCTCATCTCTTCTGTGTTGCCAAGAGCTATTTTTCCAACAAGTACCATATCTTTAGATAATTTTG ataCTTCTTGCAAGGGATATGCATTAGCACATacccaagaaggagaagagaagaagcaAACTTCTGGTACATCAAGCACCAGAGGATCACGGCGAAAGCCTGCAGCAACCACTCCTACAAGGAGATCTACCCGCAACACAAGAGCTGAAACTGCCAGTCAGTCTCAGAGGTCCCCGGTATCAAATAATTCTGGATGTGGTGCACCAGATAACAGCAATCCATCTGTGAGTGTTTCCTCTTCAGCTGAGTCAGAAAAGCGCACGAGACAGGCTCCAAAACGGAAGTCTgtaagaagaggaagaaaaccaCCTTTGCTGAAAAAGAAACTTCGGAGCTCTGTACCTCCCCCTGAAAAATCATCTTCCAGTGATTCAGTAGATGAAGAAACAGCAGAATCTGACACACCGCCTGTGTTAGAGAAAGAGCACCAATCAGATATAGAAAGTAACACTTGTACTGCAACAAGATATACAGAAAATGACTCTGCTAATGGCTTGACAAGTTGCAGtgagaaaatagaagaaagtGAGGAACATACTGAAAACCATGATAGAGGAGAAACAGTGGAAACTTCAAATTCTGAGTCTTGTACCCAAGATCCTCCTGTACCTGATGGCAAGAAGGAAGAAACTCAAAGAGCTGAGAATACTGGTTTTGAGGCTGATGTTTTGTGTTTAGAAAGTGAGGtttctaaaaatatttctgaaaaaggGGACAACTCATTAGAAAATCAAGACCAGATATCTGGACCTTCAGAATCACAGGTAAAAGCAGATATCGGCCCAGATAACCCTCCAAGTGATTTTCTTAAATGTTCAGTATCTGAAATTGAAATACCCCGACCTGTATCTAGTCCCGTAGGTGAGTTACCTGGGAATGCAGAGTCATTGGTTAATGAAGGAAAAGATATAGAGAATCCCATAGTAGAAATTATTGATCATAAAGATGATACAGTAAAAATAGAACAGCCTGTAGAGAGCCCCATGTTAGAATCTTCTGAGGGTGGAATTATGCAAACAGTGGACAAAAAATCTATTGAAAACTCAGAAGTCCAGTTGCTTGGGCATGTTGAAATTGAAGATGCCAAAATAATTGCAACATGTGATAGTGTAGGGACTGAAAAGTTCAGTAGTATTCAAGATTCTGAAAataacttattaaaaaatgatcttGACAATACCAAATTAGGCAAATCTTTAGAAGAAAAAACTGTATCTCTGGTTGAAAATCTGAGATCTACAGAGTTGCCTAATAAACACATTGAACAGATTCAGAAGCATTTTAGTGAGGACAATAATGAGATGATACCTATGGAGTGTGATTCACTTTGCGATGACCAGAATGAATCTGAAATTGAATCGTCTCTAAATTCTGATGCAAAACAATGGAATGAAAATTCCATAGAGCACAGTTCTGAAAATAATATGCCAGCACCTGATCCTTCAAGTGAGAAGGTTGAAACTGTGTCTCAACCATCGGAAAGCTCAAACGATACAATAGATAAAGCCAAAAAGCCTCGTACTCGAAGATCTAGATTTCATTCCCCATCTACAACTTGGTCTCCCAATAAAGacacagcacaagaaaagaaGCGATCTCAGTCTCCATCTCCCAAAAGAGCcactggaaaagaaagcaggaaGTCTGGATCACCATCTCCTAAGAAAGAATCTGCAAGAGGACGGAGGAACTCACGTTCCCAGTCCCCAAAAAAGGATATTGCAAGAGAAAGGAGGCAATCTCAGTCTCGGTCTCCAAAAAGAGAGAATACTAGGGAAGGCAAAAGATCTGAATCACTCTCCCCAAGAAGAGACACATCTAGAGAAAGCAGAAGATCTCAGTCAAGAATAAAAGATTCCTCTTCAAGAGAAGAATCCAAGTCCcagagcagagaaagagaaagtgataGAGATGGGCAGAGAAGAGATCGAGATAGAGAAAGGAGAACCAGAAGGTGGTCTAGGTCCAGATCTCGTTCTAGGTCACCATCAAGATCTAGAACGAAAAGCAAGAGTTCATTGTTTGGTAGAAATGATAGAGACAGTTGCTCTCCCCGGTGGAAAGAAAGATGGACAAATGACGGTTGGAGGTGTCCACGAGGAAATGATCGGTACAGAAAGAAtgacccagagaaacagaatgaaaatacaagaaaagaaaaaaataacatcgATGCAGGTACTGATGATCCTAATTCTGCTGACAAACAAAGAAATGACTGTCCCAGTTGggtaacagaaaaaataaattctggaCTTGACCCAAGGACCAGGAATCCAGAAAAGTTAAAAGATTCCCActgggaagaaaacagaaatgaaaattcagGGAATTCTTGGAATAAAAACATAGGATCAGGTTGGATGTCTAACCGTGGTAGAGGTAGCCGTGGCAGAGGCACTTACAGAGGTGGTTTTGCCTATGCAGATCAGAATGAAAATCGGTGGCAAAACCGAAAACCCCTCTCAGGGAATTCAAATAGTTCAGGGAATGAGTCTTTCAAGTTTGTGGAGCAGCAACCCTACAGACGGAAAAGTGAGCAGGAGTTCTCATTTGATACGCCAGCAGATAGGTCGGGATGGACCTCTGCATCTAGCTGGGCTGTGAGAAAGACTCTGCCAGCAGACGTGCAAAACTACTACTCCCGCCGAGGGAGGGACTCGTCAGGCCCGCAGTCTGGATGGATGAGGCAGGAAGAGGAGGCAGCCGAGCAGG ccttttttcttttgatagaTTCTAACCTAAAAGACCAAACAAACCAACAAGGTGATGGTTCTCAGCTACCTGTAAATATGATGCAACCACAAATGAATGTAATGCAGCAACAAATGAATGCACAACACCAGCCTAtgaatattttcccctttccagTGGGTGTTCATGCTCCTTTCGTGAACATCCAGCGCAATCCCTTTAACGTTCATCCTCAGCTCCCCTTGCACGTCCATACTGGAGTGCCTCTCATGCAGGTAGCGGCTCCTACCAGTGTATCTCAGGGACTGCCCCcgccaccacccccgccccccccatccCAGCAAGTCAACTACATTGCTGCACAGCCAGATGGAAAGCAATTGCAG GGTATTCCTGGTGCTTCTCATGTGAGTAATAACATGGGTACACCAGTCCTGCCTGCTCCGACAGCAGCCCCAGGAAATACGGGAACAGTTCAGGGACCAAGTTCTGGTAACACTTCGTCATCAAGTCACAGCAAAGCCTCTAATGCTGCTATAAAATTGGCAGAAAGCAAAGTAAGTGTTACAGTGGAAGCCAGCGCAGATAGCTCGAAGACAGACAAG AAATTGCAAATTCAAGAAAAAGCAGCACAGGAGGTAAAACTGGCCATTAAGCCATTTTACcaaaataaagatatcacaaaGGAAGAATATAAGGAGATTGTACGGAAAGCAGTAGATAaa GTTTGTCATAGTAAGAGTGGCGAAGTAAATTCTACTAAAGTGGCAAATCTTGTTAAAGCCTATGTAGACAAATACAAATATTCACGGAAGGGGAGCCAAAAGAAAAATCTGGAGGAACCTGTGTCTACTGAAAAAAACATAGTCTGA